In the genome of Loxodonta africana isolate mLoxAfr1 chromosome 16, mLoxAfr1.hap2, whole genome shotgun sequence, one region contains:
- the LOC100669466 gene encoding proto-oncogene FRAT1: protein MPCRREEEEKAGEEAEGEEKEEEDSFLLLEQPARLGGSAEVDRLVAQIGEALQLDPAQDSPASLCAPPWQPLQPPLPLAEVPAYRARPPALPLHLPPSSVEATNLGALYSTFGDCGSVRDWAEPYLVAEFAPGPTALSLLPPQPGFEGTPGSGKPGASRQLSGRCRRGWLRGAAASRRLRQRLGPRAKGRTSDDDSHRLLQQLLLSGNLIKEAVRRLRSRRLHLYAKLPQRRLPGPVLPRSSRAACSDPGASRRSAPLRTADRVLVPSS, encoded by the coding sequence ATGCCGTGCCgcagggaggaagaagagaaagccGGCGAGGAAGCGGAGGGGgaggaaaaagaggaggaggaTAGCTTTCTCCTGCTGGAGCAGCCAGCGAGGCTGGGCGGATCGGCCGAGGTGGACCGGCTAGTGGCCCAGATCGGCGAGGCGCTGCAGCTGGACCCGGCGCAGGACAGCCCGGCCTCCTTGTGCGCACCGCCGTGGCAGCCTCTGCAGCCACCGCTGCCCCTGGCTGAGGTGCCGGCGTACAGGGCCCGGCCCCCGGCGCTGCCGCTGCATCTGCCGCCCTCATCGGTCGAGGCCACGAACCTAGGAGCCCTGTATAGCACCTTCGGGGACTGCGGCAGCGTGCGGGACTGGGCTGAGCCCTACTTAGTGGCCGAGTTTGCCCCCGGCCCCACGGCGCTGTCACTACTACCCCCTCAGCCCGGCTTTGAAGGAACTCCCGGATCCGGCAAGCCGGGCGCCTCGCGGCAGCTGTCCGGGCGGTGCCGGCGAGGATGGCTCCGGGGTGCAGCCGCCTCCCGCCGTCTACGACAGCGACTCGGGCCCCGGGCCAAAGGCCGCACCAGCGACGACGACTCTCACCGTCTCCTGCAGCAGCTCCTACTCTCGGGAAACCTCATCAAGGAGGCAGTGCGGAGGCTTCGCTCGCGACGGCTGCATTTATATGCAAAGCTTCCCCAACGCCGGCTCCCGGGACCTGTGCTCCCCCGCAGCTCTCGCGCAGCCTGTAGTGACCCTGGCGCGTCCAGGAGGAGCGCGCCGCTCAGAACTGCAGACAGAGTTCTTGTCCCCAGCAGCTAA